The following are from one region of the Coffea eugenioides isolate CCC68of chromosome 2, Ceug_1.0, whole genome shotgun sequence genome:
- the LOC113762038 gene encoding uncharacterized protein LOC113762038, with product MMEKKQLNLNAPLLSVRKPTSNSGSLLSSRNSSANLGSSDGKSRKLLHKSGPIRQHSLPVPKSDWELGALTKPAAVPFVWEQTPGRAKGEGDEQTETTKRSVSAPRLPPGRLPDSVRRYSGERCNDQNIHRPHPEVYPVSDHAALIDSLRESIYGNEESDLESTDDYSDALDALSPTASFSFNCSISGLSGFEVPNVKQSGTFCVDPQTKDLMMSRFLPAAKAAVVETPQYIPKKQPAATEPPKQPRKVVSGERKPLLDHYGSNIISFYNQFAEDVQSEGEDSHRDIPKKRSSKTWGIFPRLCVKKSLCLLNPIPAMKPRTPVPKSPPTDVGRLTRKAYSGPLDKQASDANNKRRFHSGVLSRELHQVENKPSDSRQFSYTSYRAGGLSPCRPSRSGGISPYRNASPQSPFGKGARFLGLHKEVDNVTAEKYSSLYRKCSNLLDAAPPRIYKQDTVSPTEVVEKTLYIDSVTSVNLKKDLPSSKSESLGNSPGENLKISAERKKIEKLSPPYSNGEVKLLDVTKKGNKLDPKSSLLAHEVQPSPTCISNLRGLVDGRESLQSVKRFNEDTNSVDVKAQLEAQTDIDAVTPQSPLNPPLPKSPSESWLWRTLPSVNLRIPFSHSHLGKNYQTKNVDQKASVAGTKWETIVKTSHLRYDHNRYSEENFPRVSHKQNKI from the exons ATGATGGAAAAGAAGCAACTGAACCTTAATGCACCACTCTTATCTGTTAGGAAACCTACATCGAATTCGGGATCTTTACTATCTTCTAGGAATTCGTCAGCAAATTTAGGCTCTTCAGATGGGAAAAGTAGGAAGTTGTTGCACAAATCAGGGCCAATTAGACAGCATTCTCTTCCTGTACCAAAATCAGACTGGGAACTAGGTGCATTGACAAAACCAGCTGCAGTTCCATTTGTGTGGGAGCAGACTCCTGGAAGGGCCAAAGGTGAAGGTGATGAACAGACGGAGACTACTAAGCGCTCAGTGAGTGCTCCGAGGCTGCCTCCGGGAAGGCTACCAGATTCTGTAAGGCGCTATTCAGGTGAAAGATGCAACGATCAGAATATACACAGGCCTCATCCTGAGGTGTATCCTGTGAGTGACCATGCAGCTCTAATCGATAGCTTGAGGGAAAGTATATATGGAAATGAGGAATCCGATTTGGAAAGCACAGATGATTATTCTGATGCACTGGATGCCCTGTCTCCAACGGCATCATTTTCATTCAACTGCAGTATCAGTGGTTTGAGCGGTTTTGAAGTTCCAAATGTGAAGCAATCTGGAACTTTTTGTGTAGACCCACAGACTAAAGACTTGATGATGAGCCGGTTCTTACCTGCAGCAAAGGCTGCTGTTGTAGAGACACCTCAATACATTCCCAAGAAGCAACCTGCGGCAACTGAACCGCCAAAACAGCCTAGAAAGGTGGTCAGTGGAGAAAGAAAGCCTTTGCTTGATCATTATGGTTCTAACATCATATCATTTTACAATCAGTTTGCAGAAGATGTTCAGAGTGAAGGTGAGGATTCTCATCGTGACATTCCAAAGAAACGATCAAGTAAAACTTGGGGAATTTTTCCACGTTTATGTGTCAAGAAATCTTTGTGCCTCTTAAATCCTATACCAGCAATGAAGCCAAGGACCCCTGTTCCTAAATCTCCTCCTACTGATGTTGGAAGGCTAACCAGAAAGGCCTATAGTGGACCTCTTGATAAG CAAGCTTCTGATGCAAATAATAAGAGAAGATTTCATTCTGGAGTTCTATCGCGAGAACTGCATCAAGTTGAAAATAAGCCAAGTGATTCTAGACAGTTCTCGTACACTTCATACAGGGCAGGAGGACTATCGCCATGCAGGCCTTCGAGAAGTGGGGGAATATCCCCTTACCGGAATGCATCACCTCAGTCTCCCTTTGGCAAAGGAGCAAGATTTCTTGGTTTGCATAAGGAAGTTGACAATGTTACAGCTGAAAAGTACAGTTCCCTCTATAGAAAGTGTAGCAATCTTCTAGATGCAGCGCCACCTCGTATTTACAAACAAGATACAGTCTCACCAACCGAAGTGGTTGAGAAGACATTGTATATTGATTCCGTCACTAGTGTTAACCTCAAAAAAGATTTACCTTCTTCAAAATCTGAGAGCCTTGGCAATTCCCCTGGTgagaatttgaaaatttcagcagaaaggaaaaagatagaaaaaCTTTCACCTCCTTACAGTAATGGAGAAGTAAAACTGTTGGATGTCACCAAGAAAGGAAACAAGTTAGACCCTAAATCATCCTTGTTGGCCCATGAAGTTCAACCTTCTCCCACTTGTATCTCAAATCTCAGAGGTCTAGTAGATGGAAGAGAGAGTTTACAGTCAGTTAAAAGGTTCAATGAAGACACGAATTCCGTTGACGTGAAAGCTCAATTGGAAGCCCAAACAGATATTGATGCTGTCACTCCACAATCTCCTTTGAACCCACCTTTGCCAAAATCACCTTCTGAATCTTGGCTTTGGCGTACACTGCCTTCAGTCAATTTGCGTATTCCATTTTCACATTCACACCTTGGGAAGAATTATCAAACTAAGAATGTGGATCAGAAGGCTTCTGTGGCTGGTACAAAATGGGAGACTATCGTGAAAACTTCTCATCTACGTTACGATCATAATCGCTATTCTGAG GAAAATTTTCCTCGTGTTTCtcacaaacaaaacaaaatatga